The following are encoded in a window of Solidesulfovibrio fructosivorans JJ] genomic DNA:
- a CDS encoding metal-dependent hydrolase, with translation MVFGHAALGSLGNQFVFRRAPLALCVVAAFGPDWIDKPLKLLFGLPGHGIAHSLIGGALFLTLFALLCRRARLPASWPLVVALFWSLHLVCDVVRAPVLFWPFLGAFPTVDASTAEMAWRFYTVAPLSALAWCDIALTALAVSARLALAASWPPVVRPVLANRLTIGKERHFIDTKP, from the coding sequence ATGGTTTTCGGCCACGCCGCCCTGGGTTCGCTCGGCAACCAGTTCGTCTTTCGCCGCGCGCCGCTTGCGCTTTGCGTCGTGGCCGCCTTCGGGCCGGACTGGATCGACAAGCCGCTCAAGCTCCTTTTCGGCCTGCCCGGGCACGGCATCGCCCACAGCCTGATCGGCGGCGCGCTTTTTCTCACGCTTTTCGCCCTGCTGTGCCGCCGGGCGCGCCTGCCCGCATCGTGGCCCCTTGTCGTGGCCCTCTTCTGGAGCCTGCACCTCGTCTGCGACGTGGTGCGGGCTCCGGTCCTTTTCTGGCCGTTTCTGGGCGCTTTTCCCACCGTCGACGCCTCCACGGCCGAGATGGCCTGGCGCTTTTACACGGTTGCGCCCTTGTCCGCCCTGGCCTGGTGCGACATCGCCCTGACCGCCCTGGCCGTCTCGGCCAGGCTGGCCCTTGCCGCCTCCTGGCCGCCCGTCGTCCGCCCCGTTTTGGCAAACCGCCTAACCATCGGAAAAGAACGACATTTCATTGACACAAAACCGTGA